One Paenibacillus sp. FSL H7-0737 DNA segment encodes these proteins:
- a CDS encoding ABC transporter ATP-binding protein — translation MLKFEKVGKKYPNGYEAVKNISFEIEAGEILVLIGPSGCGKTTTMKMINRLVPHTSGHIYIHGKDITKENPVTLRKNIGYVIQQAGLFPHYTIEDNVGLIPDLKGWDVKKKKERVLEMLRLVGLDPAIFAKRYPKQLSGGQQQRVGVARALAADPEIILMDEPFGALDPITREQLQDELLRMQQEVKKTIVFVTHDMDEALKLGDKIAILKDGEIVQLDTPYELLSRPANDFVESFIGKNRIYQNPEYIPVTEVMRDNPSTSLPGRTLGKALTFMRQRKMDTLLVGNEKGKLLGIVSAYDVTAKMEQSLTIEEIMTPPGVVLQDTATARDALSLITEAPYGIIPIVTAEGNIAGIVTRGSLLTAFAAQWGGTKEEEVSV, via the coding sequence ATGCTGAAATTTGAAAAAGTAGGTAAGAAATACCCGAATGGTTATGAAGCAGTTAAGAATATTAGCTTTGAAATTGAAGCTGGAGAAATACTAGTATTGATCGGTCCGAGCGGTTGCGGAAAGACAACAACGATGAAAATGATAAATCGTCTTGTTCCGCATACTTCAGGCCATATTTATATCCACGGCAAAGATATCACCAAGGAGAACCCCGTAACCCTCCGCAAGAACATCGGTTATGTTATTCAACAAGCTGGTTTGTTCCCGCACTACACCATAGAAGATAATGTAGGCTTGATTCCCGACCTAAAGGGCTGGGATGTGAAGAAGAAAAAAGAACGGGTGCTCGAAATGCTCCGCCTAGTCGGACTTGATCCGGCCATATTTGCCAAGCGTTATCCGAAACAATTATCAGGTGGGCAGCAGCAGCGTGTAGGTGTAGCCCGTGCATTGGCTGCTGATCCCGAGATTATATTGATGGATGAACCGTTTGGTGCTTTGGACCCTATTACCCGTGAGCAGCTGCAGGATGAACTGCTGCGCATGCAACAAGAAGTGAAGAAGACAATAGTATTTGTAACACATGATATGGATGAAGCACTGAAGCTTGGAGATAAAATCGCTATTCTAAAAGATGGTGAAATCGTTCAACTAGATACACCTTATGAGCTGCTCAGCCGGCCTGCTAATGATTTCGTAGAATCATTTATCGGCAAAAACCGTATTTACCAAAACCCTGAGTATATCCCCGTAACAGAAGTTATGCGCGACAATCCATCTACATCTCTTCCCGGGCGCACGCTGGGTAAAGCTCTTACCTTTATGCGTCAACGCAAAATGGATACATTACTGGTTGGAAACGAGAAAGGTAAGCTGCTTGGCATAGTCTCCGCTTATGATGTTACCGCCAAAATGGAACAAAGCCTTACTATCGAGGAAATTATGACACCACCTGGGGTGGTGCTGCAGGATACAGCAACAGCAAGAGACGCATTATCATTGATTACGGAAGCTCCATACGGCATTATTCCGATTGTAACCGCTGAGGGGAACATTGCCGGGATTGTTACAAG